A single window of Diachasmimorpha longicaudata isolate KC_UGA_2023 chromosome 12, iyDiaLong2, whole genome shotgun sequence DNA harbors:
- the LOC135167815 gene encoding parathyroid hormone/parathyroid hormone-related peptide receptor-like isoform X2, whose translation MANHNDIDFNSPTIQQQMLELGALRCHNGSIPSPGWCSETWDGILCWPATAPGDLAVLSCPRYIAGFDVQANASRQCLPDGQWYMKPETNSTWSNYTQCYATQFVTVLMDITEVQERNATLIKRYLPIVTKTSTIGYAVSFSTLLFAFLILATIKKLRCPRNMLHLHLFASFILRAFMALLKDVLHVSGLDLASDLITKNGERFWRDNILENDDNNWQCKVFTSFWQYFILANYSWILMEGLYLHNLVFFALFTDSNSSIMGYVLLGWGLPAMFVIPWVMVRAMYDDNYCWTINEIPELFLIIRVPTILSILINFVLFVNIVRVLLSKLKSTVSEETQRYKRWARSTLVLVPLFGVHYTVFLGLSYSIGVDQRVELIWLFGDQLFASFQGFFVAVLYCFLNGEVRTELSRVLRSKKWPRLRGRWGPRHSTRSNSACSCNGKAGKLRKSWWKTPWLGLFHQRTIHRSTHSMASTQDVATRGGSLASSRGYLDTVGVGPGIQDPHDHPTTHTSPLCSKYTDQSVLSFCSHMSDVSACPIRITDKTEKLPEEHRCSTDYECCSLAFELHHYPQNIP comes from the exons ATGGCCAACCAC aatgaCATTGATTTCAACAGTCCCACTATCCAGCAGCAGATGCTTGAACTGGGTGCCCTGAGGTGCCACAACGGATCCATACCCAGTCCAG gcTGGTGCTCGGAGACCTGGGATGGTATTCTCTGTTGGCCAGCAACAGCCCCGGGAGACCTGGCGGTCCTGTCTTGCCCGAGGTACATCGCGGGATTCGATGTACAG gCAAATGCATCGCGCCAGTGTTTGCCCGACGGCCAATGGTACATGAAGCCAGAGACGAACAGCACGTGGAGCAACTATACCCAGTGTTACGCAACCCAGTTTGTCACAGTGCTCATGGATATAACGGAAGTGCAGGAGCGCAATGCAACTCTGATAAAG AGATATCTGCCTATCGTCACGAAGACATCGACCATCGGCTACGCCGTGTCCTTCTCCACTCTTCTCTTCGCATTTCTCATCCTGGCCACGATCAA GAAATTACGTTGCCCAAGAAATATGCTTCACCTGCATCTATTCGCCTCTTTTATACTTCGTGCCTTCATGGCCCTTCTCAAGGACGTTCTCCATGTGTCTGGGCTTGATCTTGCATCAGATCTCATAACGAAAAATGGTGAGAGGTTCTGGCGAGATAATATACTGGAgaatgatgataataattgGCAATGCAAAGTGTTCACCAGCTTCTGGCAGTATTTCATTCTTGCAAATTATTCATGGATTCTCATGGAAGGCCTCTATCTCCATAATCTCGTTTTTTTCGCACTATTTACCGACTCAAACTCCAGCATCATGGGTTACGTTCTCCTCGGATGGG GATTACCAGCAATGTTCGTCATTCCCTGGGTGATGGTGAGAGCTATGTATGATGACAACTACTGCTGGACCATCAACGAAATTCCCGAGCTCTTCCTGATCATTCGAGTGCCCACGATTCTATCGATTCTCATCAATTTTGTACTTTTCGTTAACATCGTGAGAGTTTTACTCtcgaaattaaaatcaacagTGTCGGAGGAGACCCAGAGATATAA GAGATGGGCGAGGAGTACATTAGTGCTTGTTCCATTATTCGGGGTTCATTACACAGTTTTTTTGGGGCTGTCGTACAGCATTGGAGTTGATCAAAGAGTGGAACTCATTTGGCTCTTTGGGGATCAATTATTCGCCTCTTTTCAG GGCTTCTTCGTAGCGGTGTTGTACTGTTTTTTGAATGGGGAGGTGAGGACCGAGCTTTCGAGGGTCTTGAGGAGCAAAAAGTGGCCGAGATTGCGGGGCAGATGGGGCCCACGACACTCGACCCGATCAAACAGCGCATGTAGCTGTAACGGAAAAGCCGGAAAACTCCGTAAATCCTGGTGGAAAACTCCCTGGCTCGGTTTATTTCATCAAAGAACAATTCATCGGTCAACACACTCCATGGCGAGCACACAAG ACGTTGCGACAAGGGGTGGTAGTTTAGCGAGCAGCCGGGGATATCTCGATACCGTGGGCGTTGGACCAGGTATCCAAGATCCCCATGATCATCCCACTACTCACACTTCACCACTCTGCAGCAAATACACGGATCAGTCGGTCCTCTCATTTTGTTCTCAT ATGTCTGACGTATCTGCCTGTCCAATCCGCATAACGGATAAGACGGAGAAGCTCCCTGAGGAACACCGCTGCAGCACTGACTACGAGTGCTGCAGTTTGGCATTTGAATTGCATCATTATCCGCAGAACATTCCCTGA
- the LOC135167815 gene encoding secretin receptor-like isoform X3, with protein sequence MKPETNSTWSNYTQCYATQFVTVLMDITEVQERNATLIKRYLPIVTKTSTIGYAVSFSTLLFAFLILATIKFRKLRCPRNMLHLHLFASFILRAFMALLKDVLHVSGLDLASDLITKNGERFWRDNILENDDNNWQCKVFTSFWQYFILANYSWILMEGLYLHNLVFFALFTDSNSSIMGYVLLGWGLPAMFVIPWVMVRAMYDDNYCWTINEIPELFLIIRVPTILSILINFVLFVNIVRVLLSKLKSTVSEETQRYKRWARSTLVLVPLFGVHYTVFLGLSYSIGVDQRVELIWLFGDQLFASFQGFFVAVLYCFLNGEVRTELSRVLRSKKWPRLRGRWGPRHSTRSNSACSCNGKAGKLRKSWWKTPWLGLFHQRTIHRSTHSMASTQDVATRGGSLASSRGYLDTVGVGPGIQDPHDHPTTHTSPLCSKYTDQSVLSFCSHMSDVSACPIRITDKTEKLPEEHRCSTDYECCSLAFELHHYPQNIP encoded by the exons ATGAAGCCAGAGACGAACAGCACGTGGAGCAACTATACCCAGTGTTACGCAACCCAGTTTGTCACAGTGCTCATGGATATAACGGAAGTGCAGGAGCGCAATGCAACTCTGATAAAG AGATATCTGCCTATCGTCACGAAGACATCGACCATCGGCTACGCCGTGTCCTTCTCCACTCTTCTCTTCGCATTTCTCATCCTGGCCACGATCAA ATTTAGGAAATTACGTTGCCCAAGAAATATGCTTCACCTGCATCTATTCGCCTCTTTTATACTTCGTGCCTTCATGGCCCTTCTCAAGGACGTTCTCCATGTGTCTGGGCTTGATCTTGCATCAGATCTCATAACGAAAAATGGTGAGAGGTTCTGGCGAGATAATATACTGGAgaatgatgataataattgGCAATGCAAAGTGTTCACCAGCTTCTGGCAGTATTTCATTCTTGCAAATTATTCATGGATTCTCATGGAAGGCCTCTATCTCCATAATCTCGTTTTTTTCGCACTATTTACCGACTCAAACTCCAGCATCATGGGTTACGTTCTCCTCGGATGGG GATTACCAGCAATGTTCGTCATTCCCTGGGTGATGGTGAGAGCTATGTATGATGACAACTACTGCTGGACCATCAACGAAATTCCCGAGCTCTTCCTGATCATTCGAGTGCCCACGATTCTATCGATTCTCATCAATTTTGTACTTTTCGTTAACATCGTGAGAGTTTTACTCtcgaaattaaaatcaacagTGTCGGAGGAGACCCAGAGATATAA GAGATGGGCGAGGAGTACATTAGTGCTTGTTCCATTATTCGGGGTTCATTACACAGTTTTTTTGGGGCTGTCGTACAGCATTGGAGTTGATCAAAGAGTGGAACTCATTTGGCTCTTTGGGGATCAATTATTCGCCTCTTTTCAG GGCTTCTTCGTAGCGGTGTTGTACTGTTTTTTGAATGGGGAGGTGAGGACCGAGCTTTCGAGGGTCTTGAGGAGCAAAAAGTGGCCGAGATTGCGGGGCAGATGGGGCCCACGACACTCGACCCGATCAAACAGCGCATGTAGCTGTAACGGAAAAGCCGGAAAACTCCGTAAATCCTGGTGGAAAACTCCCTGGCTCGGTTTATTTCATCAAAGAACAATTCATCGGTCAACACACTCCATGGCGAGCACACAAG ACGTTGCGACAAGGGGTGGTAGTTTAGCGAGCAGCCGGGGATATCTCGATACCGTGGGCGTTGGACCAGGTATCCAAGATCCCCATGATCATCCCACTACTCACACTTCACCACTCTGCAGCAAATACACGGATCAGTCGGTCCTCTCATTTTGTTCTCAT ATGTCTGACGTATCTGCCTGTCCAATCCGCATAACGGATAAGACGGAGAAGCTCCCTGAGGAACACCGCTGCAGCACTGACTACGAGTGCTGCAGTTTGGCATTTGAATTGCATCATTATCCGCAGAACATTCCCTGA
- the LOC135167815 gene encoding parathyroid hormone/parathyroid hormone-related peptide receptor-like isoform X1 — MANHNDIDFNSPTIQQQMLELGALRCHNGSIPSPGWCSETWDGILCWPATAPGDLAVLSCPRYIAGFDVQANASRQCLPDGQWYMKPETNSTWSNYTQCYATQFVTVLMDITEVQERNATLIKRYLPIVTKTSTIGYAVSFSTLLFAFLILATIKFRKLRCPRNMLHLHLFASFILRAFMALLKDVLHVSGLDLASDLITKNGERFWRDNILENDDNNWQCKVFTSFWQYFILANYSWILMEGLYLHNLVFFALFTDSNSSIMGYVLLGWGLPAMFVIPWVMVRAMYDDNYCWTINEIPELFLIIRVPTILSILINFVLFVNIVRVLLSKLKSTVSEETQRYKRWARSTLVLVPLFGVHYTVFLGLSYSIGVDQRVELIWLFGDQLFASFQGFFVAVLYCFLNGEVRTELSRVLRSKKWPRLRGRWGPRHSTRSNSACSCNGKAGKLRKSWWKTPWLGLFHQRTIHRSTHSMASTQDVATRGGSLASSRGYLDTVGVGPGIQDPHDHPTTHTSPLCSKYTDQSVLSFCSHMSDVSACPIRITDKTEKLPEEHRCSTDYECCSLAFELHHYPQNIP, encoded by the exons ATGGCCAACCAC aatgaCATTGATTTCAACAGTCCCACTATCCAGCAGCAGATGCTTGAACTGGGTGCCCTGAGGTGCCACAACGGATCCATACCCAGTCCAG gcTGGTGCTCGGAGACCTGGGATGGTATTCTCTGTTGGCCAGCAACAGCCCCGGGAGACCTGGCGGTCCTGTCTTGCCCGAGGTACATCGCGGGATTCGATGTACAG gCAAATGCATCGCGCCAGTGTTTGCCCGACGGCCAATGGTACATGAAGCCAGAGACGAACAGCACGTGGAGCAACTATACCCAGTGTTACGCAACCCAGTTTGTCACAGTGCTCATGGATATAACGGAAGTGCAGGAGCGCAATGCAACTCTGATAAAG AGATATCTGCCTATCGTCACGAAGACATCGACCATCGGCTACGCCGTGTCCTTCTCCACTCTTCTCTTCGCATTTCTCATCCTGGCCACGATCAA ATTTAGGAAATTACGTTGCCCAAGAAATATGCTTCACCTGCATCTATTCGCCTCTTTTATACTTCGTGCCTTCATGGCCCTTCTCAAGGACGTTCTCCATGTGTCTGGGCTTGATCTTGCATCAGATCTCATAACGAAAAATGGTGAGAGGTTCTGGCGAGATAATATACTGGAgaatgatgataataattgGCAATGCAAAGTGTTCACCAGCTTCTGGCAGTATTTCATTCTTGCAAATTATTCATGGATTCTCATGGAAGGCCTCTATCTCCATAATCTCGTTTTTTTCGCACTATTTACCGACTCAAACTCCAGCATCATGGGTTACGTTCTCCTCGGATGGG GATTACCAGCAATGTTCGTCATTCCCTGGGTGATGGTGAGAGCTATGTATGATGACAACTACTGCTGGACCATCAACGAAATTCCCGAGCTCTTCCTGATCATTCGAGTGCCCACGATTCTATCGATTCTCATCAATTTTGTACTTTTCGTTAACATCGTGAGAGTTTTACTCtcgaaattaaaatcaacagTGTCGGAGGAGACCCAGAGATATAA GAGATGGGCGAGGAGTACATTAGTGCTTGTTCCATTATTCGGGGTTCATTACACAGTTTTTTTGGGGCTGTCGTACAGCATTGGAGTTGATCAAAGAGTGGAACTCATTTGGCTCTTTGGGGATCAATTATTCGCCTCTTTTCAG GGCTTCTTCGTAGCGGTGTTGTACTGTTTTTTGAATGGGGAGGTGAGGACCGAGCTTTCGAGGGTCTTGAGGAGCAAAAAGTGGCCGAGATTGCGGGGCAGATGGGGCCCACGACACTCGACCCGATCAAACAGCGCATGTAGCTGTAACGGAAAAGCCGGAAAACTCCGTAAATCCTGGTGGAAAACTCCCTGGCTCGGTTTATTTCATCAAAGAACAATTCATCGGTCAACACACTCCATGGCGAGCACACAAG ACGTTGCGACAAGGGGTGGTAGTTTAGCGAGCAGCCGGGGATATCTCGATACCGTGGGCGTTGGACCAGGTATCCAAGATCCCCATGATCATCCCACTACTCACACTTCACCACTCTGCAGCAAATACACGGATCAGTCGGTCCTCTCATTTTGTTCTCAT ATGTCTGACGTATCTGCCTGTCCAATCCGCATAACGGATAAGACGGAGAAGCTCCCTGAGGAACACCGCTGCAGCACTGACTACGAGTGCTGCAGTTTGGCATTTGAATTGCATCATTATCCGCAGAACATTCCCTGA
- the LOC135167838 gene encoding uncharacterized protein LOC135167838 isoform X2 has product MLIRRFNLTGVVQRQKEILHHVADSATDYVVNAVEKPRNLLMNTALMTTNYIDSAASIGLDFKLRRLLEKFRTRMAHGFPEFGIPILEPVRIDEVYYETHNPEIGELKILLDNMTISGITSFAVDRARLSLIGPSIAMNLTFPKLYMEGDYRLSGVLGDMFTIHGEGPVTATISDLRVYFATVLGYSRGMYLKSFDMDFTIGHIEIYLGNLMGDEKVGRVMNEVIQDVLPHALEIMKPDIVPRIQDFIASRVNDTIYHLTMRDVLSFLIGESEIRKYPHLLHPR; this is encoded by the exons TAACTGGAGTCGTCCAACGCCAGAAGGAAATACTTCATCACGTTGCAGACTCTGCTACGGATTATG tGGTGAATGCAGTGGAAAAGCCCCGCAATCTCCTAATGAACACAGCTCTGATGACCACTAATTACA TCGACAGTGCAGCGTCAATTGGACTTGATTTTAAACTTAGGAGATTGCTGGAGAAGTTTCGCACTCGCATGGCCCATGGATTTCCAGAATTTGGAATACCGATACTGGAGCCAGTGCGAATTGACGAAGTTTACTACGAAACCCACAATCCGGAGATTGGCGA attGAAAATACTTCTGGACAACATGACGATTTCGGGGATAACGTCGTTCGCGGTGGACCGAGCGAGACTGTCGCTGATTGGCCCGTCGATAGCGATGAACCTGACCTTTCCCAAGTTGTACATGGAGGGGGACTACAGGCTCTCCGGAGTGCTGGGTGACATGTTCACCATCCACGGGGAGGGCCCCGTCACAGCGACGATTAGCGACTTGAGGGTTTACTTTGCTACGGTCCTGGGATACTCGCGGGGAATGTACCTCAAGAGTTTCGATATGGATTTTACCATAGGGCACATTGAGATATATCTGGGGAACCTCATGGGGGATGAGAAGGTCGGGAGGGTCATGAACGAG GTGATCCAGGATGTCCTCCCTCACGCCCTGGAGATAATGAAACCGGACATAGTGCCACGCATTCAGGACTTCATCGCGAGCCGAGTGAACGACACAATTTATCACTTAACAATGAGGGACGTATTGAGTTTTCTCATCGGTGAGAGTGAAATCCGGAAGTATCCGCATCTTCTGCACCCCCGATAG